From Pseudomonas putida, one genomic window encodes:
- a CDS encoding aspartate aminotransferase family protein, with the protein MNAPFQPQRDTRDYQASDAAHHIHAFLDQKALNAEGPRVITRGERLYLWDNDGRRYLDGMSGLWCTQLGYGRKDLTAAAAAQMDQLAYYNMFFHTTHPAVIELSELLFSLLPGHYSHAIYTNSGSEANEVLIRTVRRYWQVVGQPNKKVMIGRWNGYHGSTLAATALGGMKFMHEMGGLIPDVAHIDEPYWYAEGGELSPAEFGRRCALQLEEKILELGAENVAGFIAEPFQGAGGMIFPPESYWPEIQRICRQYDVLLCADEVIGGFGRTGEWFAHEYFGFEPDTLSIAKGLTSGYVPMGGLVLSKRIAEALVERGGVFAHGLTYSGHPVAAAVAIANLKALRDEGIVRQVKDDTGPYLQRILREVFANHPLIGQVQGAGLVAALQFAEDKGSRKRYANENDLAWQCRTYGFEAGVIIRSTLGRMIMAPALVATHGELDELVDKTRMAVDRTARGLGIL; encoded by the coding sequence ATGAACGCCCCCTTCCAGCCGCAACGCGACACCCGCGACTACCAGGCCAGTGACGCGGCCCACCACATCCACGCCTTCCTTGACCAGAAGGCGCTCAACGCCGAAGGCCCGCGGGTGATCACCCGCGGCGAACGCCTGTACCTGTGGGACAACGACGGCAGGCGCTACCTGGACGGCATGTCTGGCCTGTGGTGCACCCAGCTGGGCTATGGCCGCAAGGACCTGACTGCCGCCGCCGCCGCGCAGATGGACCAGCTGGCGTACTACAACATGTTCTTCCACACCACCCACCCGGCGGTGATCGAGCTGTCCGAACTGTTGTTCAGCCTGCTGCCCGGGCACTACAGCCACGCGATCTACACCAACTCCGGCTCCGAGGCCAACGAGGTGCTGATCCGCACCGTGCGCCGTTACTGGCAGGTGGTTGGGCAACCGAACAAGAAGGTCATGATCGGCCGCTGGAACGGCTACCACGGCTCGACCCTGGCCGCCACAGCGTTGGGTGGCATGAAGTTCATGCATGAAATGGGTGGGCTTATTCCGGATGTGGCGCACATCGATGAGCCGTACTGGTACGCCGAAGGCGGCGAGCTGAGCCCGGCCGAGTTCGGTCGTCGTTGTGCTTTGCAACTGGAGGAAAAGATCCTTGAACTGGGTGCAGAGAACGTTGCCGGTTTCATCGCCGAGCCGTTCCAGGGCGCGGGCGGGATGATCTTCCCGCCGGAAAGCTACTGGCCGGAAATCCAGCGCATCTGCCGCCAGTACGATGTGTTGCTGTGCGCGGACGAGGTGATTGGTGGCTTTGGCCGTACCGGTGAATGGTTCGCCCATGAGTACTTCGGTTTCGAGCCTGACACGCTGTCCATCGCCAAAGGCCTGACGTCGGGTTATGTGCCCATGGGTGGCCTGGTGCTGAGCAAGCGCATCGCCGAGGCGCTGGTGGAGCGGGGCGGGGTATTTGCCCACGGCCTGACGTATTCCGGCCACCCGGTGGCAGCCGCAGTGGCCATCGCCAACCTCAAGGCGCTGCGCGACGAAGGCATCGTGCGCCAGGTCAAGGACGATACTGGCCCATACCTGCAGCGCATCCTGCGTGAGGTATTTGCCAACCATCCCTTGATTGGCCAGGTGCAGGGCGCGGGGTTGGTGGCGGCGTTGCAGTTCGCCGAGGACAAGGGCAGCCGCAAGCGTTACGCCAATGAGAATGACCTGGCCTGGCAGTGCCGCACCTACGGATTCGAGGCGGGCGTGATCATTCGTTCGACCCTGGGGCGGATGATCATGGCGCCGGCGCTGGTGGCCACGCATGGCGAGCTCGATGAGCTGGTGGACAAGACGCGCATGGCCGTGGACCGGACGGCGCGGGGCTTGGGGATTTTGTAA
- a CDS encoding aldehyde dehydrogenase, translating into MHTKSDWQQRAARQSFITTALIDGRPLAPQSGETFDAINPANRQLLAQVAACGDAEIDQAVRAARRAFEQGPWVRMAPAARKRVLLRLAELMMAHREELALLDSLNMGKPVMDAYTIDVPGAANVFAWYGEALDKVYDQVAPTAGNALATVTREALGVVGAVVPWNFPLDMAAWKVAPALAAGNSVVLKPAEQSPFSALRLAELALEAGVPEGVLNVVPGLGESAGRALGLHPDVDCLVFTGSTQVGKYFMQYSAQSNLKQVWLECGGKSPNLVFDDCQDLDLAAEKAAFGIFFNQGEVCSANSRLYVQRSVHDEFVERLLAKARQWQPGDPLDPASRAGAIVDDAQSARVMAAIEQAQGDGARLLCGGQRLSFNGSNNFIAPTVFADVRPDSALAREEVFGPVLAITAFDDEAQAVRLANDSVYGLAASLWSDDLNRAHRVARQLKAGTVSVNTVDALDVAVPFGGGRQSGFGRDLSLHAFDKYTQLKTTWFQLR; encoded by the coding sequence GTGCATACGAAAAGCGATTGGCAGCAGCGCGCTGCACGGCAAAGCTTCATCACCACGGCGCTGATCGACGGCCGCCCGCTGGCCCCGCAGTCCGGGGAGACCTTCGATGCCATCAACCCGGCCAACCGGCAGTTGCTGGCCCAGGTCGCCGCGTGCGGCGATGCCGAAATCGACCAGGCAGTGCGTGCCGCGCGGCGCGCCTTCGAGCAAGGCCCCTGGGTGCGCATGGCACCTGCGGCGCGCAAGCGCGTGTTGCTGCGCCTGGCTGAACTGATGATGGCCCACCGCGAGGAACTGGCGCTGCTCGACTCGCTGAACATGGGCAAGCCCGTGATGGACGCCTACACCATCGACGTGCCAGGCGCGGCCAACGTATTCGCCTGGTACGGCGAGGCGCTGGACAAGGTCTACGACCAGGTCGCGCCAACTGCTGGCAATGCCCTGGCCACGGTCACGCGTGAAGCGCTGGGTGTGGTCGGCGCCGTGGTGCCATGGAATTTCCCGCTGGACATGGCTGCCTGGAAGGTCGCCCCGGCACTGGCCGCCGGCAACAGTGTGGTGCTCAAGCCCGCCGAGCAATCGCCGTTCTCTGCCCTGCGCCTGGCCGAGCTGGCGCTGGAGGCAGGGGTGCCCGAAGGGGTGCTGAACGTGGTGCCGGGCCTGGGTGAAAGCGCTGGCCGTGCCCTTGGCCTGCACCCGGATGTGGATTGCCTGGTGTTCACCGGGTCGACCCAGGTGGGCAAGTACTTCATGCAGTACTCGGCGCAATCAAACCTCAAGCAGGTGTGGCTGGAGTGTGGTGGCAAGAGCCCGAACCTGGTGTTCGACGACTGCCAGGACCTGGACCTGGCAGCGGAGAAAGCGGCCTTCGGCATCTTCTTCAACCAGGGCGAGGTGTGCTCTGCCAATTCGCGCCTTTATGTGCAGCGCTCGGTGCACGACGAATTCGTCGAGCGCCTGCTGGCCAAGGCCCGCCAGTGGCAGCCCGGCGATCCCCTCGACCCGGCCAGCCGTGCCGGCGCCATCGTCGACGACGCGCAGAGCGCACGCGTCATGGCGGCCATCGAGCAGGCCCAGGGCGACGGCGCCCGCCTGTTGTGCGGCGGCCAGCGGCTGAGCTTCAACGGCTCGAACAACTTCATCGCGCCGACGGTGTTCGCCGACGTGCGTCCGGATTCGGCCCTGGCCCGCGAAGAAGTATTCGGCCCCGTGCTGGCGATCACGGCCTTTGACGACGAAGCGCAGGCCGTACGCCTGGCCAACGACAGCGTTTATGGCCTGGCCGCTTCGCTGTGGAGCGACGACCTCAACCGCGCCCACCGCGTGGCCCGGCAGTTGAAGGCGGGCACTGTCTCGGTCAACACGGTCGATGCCCTCGATGTGGCGGTGCCCTTTGGTGGCGGCCGCCAGTCGGGCTTTGGCCGCGACCTGTCGCTGCACGCCTTCGACAAGTACACCCAGCTCAAGACCACCTGGTTCCAGCTGCGCTGA
- a CDS encoding helix-turn-helix transcriptional regulator, whose translation MSKDRLKSPDWYAQMGRVIDAQGTPGFVEALFAALKLLAPCQAITVFLYPRKGLPSALFVKDEEGPWLPEGNVQRYLEGYYLLCPFYRACMDGVAAGCFRLSDVAPDHFKRSEYYLSFYQHAHLEDELNFIVPLDEHLTIAVALASTRRLDRQQVSDLKCVAPWVVAVVRRQWSHLDVDAVGGRFESALGRQINAALNNFGSSLLTERECRIAQYLLRGHSTRSLAERLGISEDTVKTHRKNLYTKLDIAKQSELFSLFIDSLAQAQEGLSKDPLESYLRRR comes from the coding sequence ATGAGCAAAGACCGGCTGAAATCGCCCGACTGGTATGCGCAGATGGGCCGTGTCATCGACGCCCAAGGCACGCCGGGCTTCGTCGAGGCGTTGTTCGCCGCGCTCAAGTTGCTGGCGCCGTGCCAGGCCATCACGGTGTTTCTTTACCCACGCAAGGGCCTGCCCTCGGCGCTGTTCGTCAAGGACGAGGAGGGCCCATGGCTGCCGGAAGGCAACGTGCAGCGCTACCTGGAAGGCTACTACCTGCTGTGCCCGTTCTACCGTGCCTGCATGGACGGTGTGGCGGCCGGCTGCTTTCGCCTCAGCGACGTTGCCCCGGACCATTTCAAGCGCAGCGAGTACTACCTGTCGTTCTACCAGCACGCACACCTTGAGGACGAACTGAACTTCATCGTCCCTCTGGATGAACACCTGACCATCGCCGTGGCCCTGGCCAGTACCCGCCGCCTGGACCGTCAGCAGGTCAGTGACCTCAAGTGTGTGGCGCCCTGGGTGGTGGCCGTGGTGCGTCGCCAGTGGAGCCACCTGGATGTCGACGCCGTGGGCGGGCGCTTCGAAAGTGCCCTGGGCCGGCAGATCAACGCCGCGCTGAACAACTTCGGCTCTTCACTGCTCACGGAGCGCGAGTGCCGTATCGCGCAGTACCTGCTGCGCGGCCACTCGACACGCTCGCTGGCCGAGCGCCTGGGCATCAGTGAAGACACGGTCAAGACCCACCGTAAGAATCTCTACACCAAGCTGGACATCGCCAAGCAGTCCGAGCTGTTTTCGCTGTTCATCGATTCGCTGGCCCAGGCCCAGGAAGGCCTGAGCAAGGACCCGCTGGAAAGCTACCTGCGAAGGCGCTGA
- a CDS encoding LysR substrate-binding domain-containing protein: protein MLIDEELTLKKLETFLAFMRSGNLGRAAAELSTSAVSVHRAIHSLESALRCPLFKHEGRQLIPLESAYVLEKKARQLIQDAEQMVRQTREAAGFYAERFRLGALYSLTVKTVPKLVMGLKLRRSALNIDLTLGSNVDLLQRLKNHELEAVLVSLDESVADPACEQLPLFSDDIYLAVPTDSPFAEQQEVDLADLAESTFITLTQGFATHRDGARVFQQAGFEPKVAMQVNDIFTLLSMVSSGVGFALLPGRIAAVYENRVKLIALQPRYRLQQHIGVVFLKAREREPNLLALLAECRMYSREN, encoded by the coding sequence ATGCTGATCGACGAAGAACTGACCCTGAAAAAGCTTGAGACCTTCCTCGCTTTCATGCGCAGCGGCAACCTCGGCCGCGCCGCCGCCGAGCTGTCCACCAGCGCGGTCAGCGTGCACCGGGCCATTCATTCGCTGGAAAGCGCCCTGCGCTGCCCGCTGTTCAAGCACGAAGGTCGTCAGCTGATTCCGCTCGAAAGCGCCTATGTTCTGGAGAAGAAGGCCCGCCAGTTGATCCAGGACGCTGAGCAGATGGTGCGCCAGACCCGCGAGGCGGCCGGCTTCTACGCCGAACGCTTCCGCCTCGGGGCGCTGTACTCGCTGACCGTCAAGACCGTGCCCAAACTGGTGATGGGCCTGAAGCTGCGGCGCAGTGCACTGAACATCGACCTGACCCTGGGCTCGAACGTCGACCTGCTGCAGCGGCTGAAGAATCATGAACTCGAAGCGGTGCTGGTGTCGCTGGATGAAAGCGTGGCCGACCCTGCCTGCGAGCAGTTGCCGCTGTTCTCCGACGATATCTACCTCGCCGTGCCCACCGATTCGCCGTTTGCCGAGCAACAGGAAGTGGACCTGGCGGACCTGGCCGAGTCCACCTTCATCACCCTGACCCAAGGTTTTGCCACCCACCGTGATGGCGCACGGGTGTTCCAGCAGGCAGGGTTCGAGCCGAAGGTGGCGATGCAGGTGAACGACATCTTCACCCTCCTGAGCATGGTCAGTTCGGGGGTGGGCTTTGCGCTGTTGCCCGGGCGCATTGCCGCGGTGTACGAAAACCGTGTGAAGCTGATTGCGCTGCAGCCGCGTTACCGGCTGCAGCAGCATATCGGTGTGGTGTTCCTCAAGGCCCGCGAGCGCGAGCCCAACCTGCTGGCACTGCTGGCGGAGTGCCGAATGTACAGCCGGGAAAACTGA
- the madM gene encoding malonate transporter subunit MadM produces the protein MYESMMKVINGYGLVSGFAVIGVTMWLSYWLSDKLTRGRLHGSAIAIFLGLALSYVGGVMTGGQKGLVDIPLLSGIGLLGGAMLRDFAIVATAFGVNIEELKRAGLSGVIALFFGIGTSFVAGVGVAMAFGYTDAVSLTTIGAGAVTYIVGPVTGAAIGASSEVMALSIAAGLVKAILVMVVTPFVAPMIGLNNPRTAVIFGGLMGTSSGVAGGLAATDPKLVPYGCLTAAFYTALGCLLGPSLLYFCMRGLMA, from the coding sequence ATGTACGAATCGATGATGAAAGTGATCAACGGGTATGGCCTGGTCAGTGGTTTCGCAGTGATCGGCGTAACCATGTGGCTGTCCTACTGGCTCTCCGACAAGCTGACCCGCGGGCGTCTGCATGGCTCTGCCATCGCGATTTTCCTCGGCCTGGCATTGTCTTACGTCGGTGGGGTGATGACCGGCGGGCAGAAAGGCTTGGTGGACATTCCGCTGCTGTCTGGCATCGGCCTGCTGGGTGGGGCCATGTTGCGCGACTTCGCCATCGTCGCCACGGCTTTTGGCGTCAACATCGAAGAACTCAAGCGCGCCGGGCTGTCCGGGGTGATCGCGTTGTTCTTCGGTATCGGCACCTCGTTCGTCGCAGGGGTAGGGGTGGCCATGGCCTTTGGTTACACCGATGCGGTCAGCCTGACCACCATCGGCGCCGGGGCAGTGACCTATATCGTCGGGCCGGTGACGGGCGCTGCGATTGGTGCAAGCTCCGAGGTGATGGCGCTGTCGATTGCCGCGGGGCTGGTCAAAGCCATCCTGGTCATGGTGGTGACGCCCTTCGTGGCCCCGATGATCGGTTTGAACAACCCGCGCACCGCGGTGATCTTCGGTGGCTTGATGGGCACCTCCAGCGGCGTGGCGGGCGGCCTGGCGGCGACCGACCCCAAGCTGGTCCCCTATGGCTGCCTGACCGCAGCGTTCTACACTGCCCTGGGCTGCCTGCTGGGCCCCTCACTGCTGTACTTCTGCATGCGTGGCCTGATGGCCTAG
- the madL gene encoding malonate transporter subunit MadL: MIIYGVAFLALCTLVGLFIGELLGKLLGVPANVGGVGIAMLLLIFIGSYLNKRGLIKAKSEQGVEFWSAIYIPIVVAMAAQQNVLGALSGGPMAITAGVVAVIASFAMVPLLDRIGQKKPEAGTDKPLTAAQR; encoded by the coding sequence ATGATCATTTACGGTGTGGCCTTTCTGGCCCTGTGTACCCTTGTAGGCCTGTTCATCGGCGAACTCCTGGGCAAGCTCCTGGGTGTCCCAGCCAACGTCGGCGGTGTCGGCATCGCCATGCTGCTGCTGATCTTCATCGGCAGTTACCTCAACAAGCGTGGCCTGATCAAGGCCAAGTCCGAACAGGGCGTGGAATTCTGGAGCGCCATCTACATTCCCATCGTGGTCGCCATGGCCGCCCAGCAGAACGTACTGGGTGCGCTGTCCGGCGGGCCGATGGCGATAACGGCCGGCGTCGTGGCGGTGATCGCAAGCTTCGCCATGGTGCCGCTGCTGGACCGCATCGGGCAAAAGAAGCCTGAGGCGGGCACCGACAAACCCCTGACTGCTGCGCAACGGTAA
- the mdcH gene encoding malonate decarboxylase subunit epsilon: MSSLFAFPGQGAQQAGMLHRLPEGSAALLEEASDTLGEQVLALDSPQALQTTRAVQLCLLLAGVAWARTLLQRSPAPEYVAGLSIGAYPAAVTAGALAFADAVRLVALRGELMQRAYPQGYGMTALSGLDLASVERLLAQVGGEVYLANLNSDNQIVIAGSDKAMAEVAAKARSRGQGVARRLAVSVPSHCRLLDGPAAELAQAFAGVQINRPHITYLSGSSARPLFDPQRLRDDLAGNMARLVDWRATLRNAYERGVRLHLELPPGSVLTGLARPVFEQGRVLALEQTRFDTVDALLRQEVSQRP, encoded by the coding sequence GTGAGCAGCCTGTTCGCGTTCCCTGGGCAGGGCGCCCAGCAGGCGGGGATGCTTCACCGCCTTCCCGAAGGCTCGGCAGCGTTGTTGGAGGAGGCCAGTGACACCCTCGGGGAACAGGTGCTGGCCCTGGACAGCCCGCAGGCATTGCAAACCACCCGCGCCGTGCAGTTGTGCCTGCTGTTGGCCGGGGTGGCCTGGGCGCGCACGTTGTTGCAGCGCAGCCCGGCGCCTGAGTATGTGGCAGGGCTGTCGATCGGCGCCTACCCTGCCGCCGTCACGGCGGGCGCCCTGGCGTTTGCCGATGCCGTACGCCTTGTGGCCCTGCGCGGTGAGCTGATGCAACGGGCCTACCCTCAAGGCTACGGCATGACGGCCCTCAGTGGCCTGGACCTGGCCAGTGTCGAGCGCTTGCTGGCGCAGGTGGGCGGCGAGGTGTACCTGGCCAACCTCAACAGCGACAACCAGATCGTCATCGCCGGCAGCGACAAGGCCATGGCCGAGGTCGCCGCCAAGGCGCGCAGCCGCGGCCAGGGCGTGGCCCGGCGCCTGGCGGTCAGCGTGCCGTCTCATTGCCGCTTGCTCGACGGCCCGGCGGCCGAGCTGGCACAGGCATTTGCCGGTGTGCAGATAAACCGCCCACACATCACCTACCTCAGTGGCAGCAGCGCGCGGCCGCTGTTCGATCCGCAACGCCTGCGTGACGACCTGGCCGGCAACATGGCCCGGCTCGTCGATTGGCGTGCTACGTTGCGCAACGCCTATGAGCGCGGCGTGCGCCTGCACCTGGAGCTACCGCCCGGCAGCGTGCTGACCGGCCTGGCCCGCCCGGTGTTCGAGCAGGGGCGTGTACTTGCCCTGGAGCAAACCCGATTCGATACAGTGGACGCCCTGCTGCGTCAGGAGGTCAGCCAGCGCCCATAA
- a CDS encoding malonate decarboxylase holo-ACP synthase has protein sequence MSVPQPHDLLWGMAPAALPDDAPAWATQVLAAGQPVVVRRAFCAVGWVAVGLRGEGRAQRLGVQMRLADIRRHLRPEALRGQGASPWPALQALASVAPLLDASGLAWGPTGGVGYQLATGVEVLHAASDLDLLLRTPRPMSRAAARELLDSLDCGPCGIDVQLQTPAGGIALREWAGAAPRVLLKSALGARLVADPWNLLECAA, from the coding sequence ATGAGCGTGCCGCAGCCACATGACCTGCTCTGGGGGATGGCCCCGGCCGCGCTCCCTGACGATGCCCCTGCCTGGGCGACGCAGGTACTGGCAGCCGGGCAACCGGTGGTGGTGCGCCGAGCGTTCTGCGCGGTAGGGTGGGTGGCGGTGGGGTTGCGCGGGGAGGGGCGCGCCCAGCGCCTGGGTGTGCAGATGCGCCTGGCGGACATTCGCCGGCATCTGCGCCCGGAAGCCTTGCGCGGGCAGGGCGCGAGCCCCTGGCCTGCGCTACAGGCGCTGGCCAGCGTGGCCCCGCTGCTCGACGCCAGCGGGCTGGCCTGGGGGCCGACAGGCGGGGTGGGTTACCAACTGGCTACCGGGGTCGAGGTGCTGCACGCGGCCAGCGACCTTGACCTGCTGCTACGCACACCGCGGCCCATGAGCCGGGCCGCGGCGCGTGAGTTGCTCGATAGCCTCGACTGCGGGCCTTGCGGTATCGATGTGCAACTGCAAACCCCCGCAGGTGGCATCGCCCTGCGTGAATGGGCCGGGGCGGCACCGCGTGTGCTGCTCAAGTCGGCGCTTGGCGCACGGCTGGTGGCCGACCCGTGGAACCTGCTGGAGTGCGCAGCGTGA
- the mdcE gene encoding biotin-independent malonate decarboxylase subunit gamma yields MNRALNWLPGLAGGEALSGYPASLRVIDGELDNRPARFIAVVPDAHNPFPRARNGEVGLLEGWALAKAVSEAIELDRDGEKRAIVAVIDVPSQAYGRREEALGIHQALAAAVQAYAQARLAGHPVIGLLVGKAMSGAFLAHGYQAQRLIALDDSGVMVHAMGKAAAARITLRSVDELEALAAEIPPMAYDLASYASLGLLWRRLRVDNADTPSASDLAQVRACLAEALRDIGNSTDLTSRLAGEHRSASREVRARLRSQWQEA; encoded by the coding sequence ATGAACCGTGCCCTGAACTGGCTGCCAGGCTTGGCCGGCGGCGAAGCACTGTCGGGTTATCCCGCTTCGCTGCGGGTCATCGACGGCGAACTGGACAACCGCCCGGCGCGCTTCATCGCCGTGGTGCCGGATGCGCACAACCCGTTCCCCCGGGCGCGCAACGGTGAGGTCGGCCTGCTCGAAGGCTGGGCCCTGGCCAAGGCGGTGAGCGAGGCGATCGAACTGGACCGCGATGGCGAGAAGCGCGCCATCGTCGCGGTCATCGATGTGCCCAGCCAGGCCTACGGCCGCCGCGAGGAAGCCCTGGGCATCCACCAGGCGCTGGCCGCTGCGGTGCAGGCCTATGCTCAGGCACGCCTGGCGGGCCACCCGGTCATCGGCCTGCTGGTGGGCAAGGCCATGTCTGGCGCGTTTCTGGCCCATGGCTACCAGGCCCAGCGGCTGATTGCACTGGATGACAGCGGGGTGATGGTGCATGCCATGGGCAAAGCGGCGGCGGCGCGGATCACCTTGCGCAGCGTCGACGAACTGGAGGCCTTGGCCGCCGAGATTCCGCCGATGGCCTACGACCTGGCCAGCTATGCCTCGCTGGGCCTTTTATGGCGGCGCCTGCGCGTCGATAACGCGGATACCCCGAGCGCAAGCGATCTGGCCCAGGTGCGTGCCTGCCTGGCCGAAGCGCTGCGCGATATCGGCAACAGCACCGACCTGACGTCACGTTTGGCCGGCGAGCACCGCAGCGCTTCGCGCGAAGTGCGTGCACGCTTGCGCAGCCAGTGGCAGGAGGCCTGA
- a CDS encoding biotin-independent malonate decarboxylase subunit beta: MTDTERLLQSRSFVELGARQRARTLLDPGSFRELLGPFERLMSPWLPRQGIVPQADDGVVIAKGLLGGRNSVIAAIEGAFQGGSMGEVGGAKIAGALELAIEDNRNGIPTCAVLLLETGGVRLQEANLGLAAIAEIQAAIVELRRYQPVVGLVAGSVGCFGGMSIAAGLCSHLLVTREARLGLNGPQVIEQEAGIAEYDAKDRPFIWSLTGGEQRYASGLVDAYVADDVDSVRQQLLQLLDAPSADRAGRHAWYLERLASLGNACPQLDAAAVRALYQGDAP; encoded by the coding sequence ATGACTGACACCGAACGCTTGCTGCAAAGCCGCAGCTTCGTTGAACTGGGGGCGCGCCAGCGTGCCCGCACCTTGCTCGACCCGGGCAGTTTTCGCGAGCTGCTCGGCCCGTTCGAGCGGCTGATGTCGCCGTGGTTGCCGCGCCAGGGCATCGTGCCCCAGGCCGACGATGGCGTGGTCATCGCCAAGGGCTTGCTGGGTGGCCGCAACTCGGTCATCGCCGCCATTGAAGGCGCCTTCCAGGGGGGCAGCATGGGCGAAGTGGGCGGGGCCAAGATTGCCGGTGCCTTGGAGCTGGCCATCGAAGACAACCGCAACGGTATCCCGACTTGCGCCGTGCTGCTGCTGGAAACCGGCGGGGTGCGCCTGCAGGAGGCCAACCTTGGCCTGGCGGCGATTGCCGAGATCCAGGCAGCCATCGTCGAGCTGCGCCGCTATCAGCCGGTGGTGGGCCTGGTCGCAGGCTCGGTGGGCTGTTTTGGCGGCATGTCCATCGCTGCGGGGCTGTGTAGCCACCTGCTGGTGACCCGAGAGGCGCGCCTGGGCCTCAACGGCCCGCAGGTGATCGAGCAGGAAGCCGGCATCGCCGAGTACGACGCCAAGGACCGTCCCTTCATCTGGAGCCTGACCGGTGGCGAGCAGCGCTACGCCAGTGGCCTGGTGGATGCTTATGTGGCCGATGACGTCGACAGCGTTCGCCAGCAACTGCTGCAGTTGCTCGACGCCCCCAGTGCCGACCGCGCAGGTCGTCATGCCTGGTACCTCGAACGGCTCGCAAGCCTGGGCAACGCCTGCCCGCAACTGGATGCCGCTGCCGTACGCGCCCTTTATCAAGGAGATGCCCCATGA
- a CDS encoding malonate decarboxylase subunit delta produces METLTFQFPAAEPGRGRTLVGCVSSGDLEVLMEPGTAGSLNIQVVTSVNGSGARWEQLFQRLFQGRTWPAVNIDIHDFGATPGVVRLRLEQGFEEIAHD; encoded by the coding sequence ATGGAAACCCTGACCTTTCAATTCCCTGCCGCCGAGCCTGGCCGTGGCCGCACCCTGGTGGGTTGCGTCAGCTCGGGCGACCTGGAAGTCCTGATGGAACCCGGCACCGCCGGCAGCCTGAACATTCAGGTGGTGACCTCGGTCAACGGCAGCGGCGCCCGCTGGGAGCAACTGTTCCAGCGCCTGTTCCAAGGGCGCACATGGCCGGCGGTAAACATCGACATCCATGACTTTGGCGCCACGCCTGGGGTGGTACGCCTGCGCCTTGAGCAAGGTTTCGAGGAGATCGCCCATGACTGA
- a CDS encoding triphosphoribosyl-dephospho-CoA synthase — protein sequence MQLFDLQPYAPFHRAARPLEHCPIPLAAGLPAITPAADSAIPLADHLADLAVEALIDEADLSPKPGLVDRRSSGVHSDMTLAMMHASALALWPCLRQMAGAAQAHGEVGPALRIELGRIGREGEAAMLATTCGVNTHRGAIWALGLLVAAQALDATADASTVAARAGRIALIEDPAAATHDSHGTQVRRRYGAGGAREQAQQGFPAIIGHGLPQLRRSRANGASENHARLDALLAIMAALSDTCVLWRAGPQGLQTLQQGARHVLAAGGSATLDGRRLLRLLDTQLLQLNASPGGAADLLAACLFLDKAGSL from the coding sequence ATGCAACTATTCGATCTGCAACCGTATGCTCCGTTTCACCGGGCCGCGCGCCCGCTTGAACACTGCCCGATCCCTTTGGCAGCCGGCTTGCCAGCGATCACGCCGGCCGCTGATAGCGCAATTCCCCTTGCCGACCACCTGGCCGACCTGGCGGTCGAAGCGCTGATCGACGAGGCCGACCTGTCACCCAAGCCTGGCCTGGTGGACCGGCGCAGCAGCGGCGTGCACAGCGACATGACGCTGGCCATGATGCATGCCTCGGCGCTTGCCCTTTGGCCTTGCTTGCGGCAAATGGCCGGCGCCGCCCAGGCCCATGGCGAGGTTGGCCCGGCGCTGCGCATCGAGCTGGGCCGTATCGGCCGTGAAGGGGAGGCCGCGATGCTGGCCACCACCTGCGGCGTCAACACACACCGTGGCGCGATCTGGGCCCTGGGCCTGCTGGTGGCCGCCCAGGCCCTGGATGCCACGGCCGACGCGAGTACCGTCGCAGCCCGTGCCGGGCGCATCGCTCTGATCGAGGACCCAGCCGCCGCCACCCACGACAGCCACGGCACCCAGGTACGCCGCCGTTACGGCGCCGGCGGTGCCCGCGAACAGGCGCAGCAGGGCTTTCCTGCCATCATCGGCCACGGCCTGCCGCAACTGCGCCGCAGCCGCGCCAACGGTGCCAGCGAAAACCACGCACGCCTCGATGCCTTGCTGGCGATCATGGCCGCGCTGAGTGATACCTGCGTGCTCTGGCGCGCCGGCCCGCAGGGCCTGCAAACGCTGCAGCAGGGCGCCCGCCATGTGCTCGCAGCCGGTGGCAGTGCCACCCTCGACGGCCGCCGCCTCTTGCGCCTGCTGGACACCCAACTGCTGCAACTGAACGCCTCACCGGGCGGTGCCGCCGACCTGCTGGCTGCCTGCCTGTTTCTCGACAAAGCCGGGAGCCTGTGA